One region of Populus trichocarpa isolate Nisqually-1 chromosome 4, P.trichocarpa_v4.1, whole genome shotgun sequence genomic DNA includes:
- the LOC18097322 gene encoding uncharacterized membrane protein At1g16860 — protein sequence MGTRIQSHQLKNGLFVSGRPEQQQKEKQPTMAARAVPYTGGDIKKSGELGKMFDIPAVVEPPKAPPSRASTSSSGSIRNSSSGPIRNSSGPLNVVLPTGLFTSGPLGSGPLGSGPQRRSGQLDNSAVGSGTGSGSSKALYGSAVTSLAGDVKVGFRVSRPVVWVVMVVVVMGLLVGAFLMVAVKKAVILLAVGAVLVPLIVGLIWNYAWGRRGLLGFVRRYPDTELRGAIDGQYVKVTGVVTCGSIPLESSYQKVHRCVYVSTELYEFRGLGGKSAHSKHRFFSWGSRHSEMFVADFYISDFQSGLRALVKAGYGAKVAPFVREATVVDVKKENMDLSSSFLRWLADRNLSSDDRIMRLKEGYIKEGSTVSVMGVVRRHDNVLMIVPPQEPLSTGCQWFRCLLPTYVEGLVLTCDDNQNADVVPV from the exons ATGGGTACCCGAATTCAGTCTCACCAGCTCAAAAACGGGTTGTTCGTGTCTGGTCGACCTGAACAGcaacaaaaagagaaacaacCCACCATGGCAGCACGCGCAGTGCCTTACACAGGCGGTGACATTAAGAAATCCGGCGAGTTAGGCAAAATGTTTGACATCCCAGCAGTGGTTGAACCACCAAAGGCACCGCCTTCACGTGCTTCTACTTCTTCAAGTGGATCCATCAGAAACTCTTCTTCTGGTCCTATTAGAAATTCTTCAGGTCCTTTGAACGTTGTCCTACCGACAGGGCTCTTCACCTCAGGTCCACTTGGTTCCGGCCCATTGGGCTCTGGCCCACAAAGAAGATCGGGCCAGCTTGACAACAGCGCTGTCGGTTCGGGTACAGGATCCGGATCAAGCAAGGCACTTTATGGGTCAGCAGTGACTAGCTTGGCTGGTGATGTGAAggtggggtttagggtttcaagGCCAGTGGTGTGGGTGGTGATGGTAGTGGTGGTGATGGGGTTGCTTGTTGGGGCTTTTTTGATGGTTGCAGTTAAAAAAGCTGTGATCTTACTGGCTGTTGGGGCTGTTTTGGTGCCTTTGATTGTGGGGTTGATTTGGAATTATGCATGGGGAAGGAGAGGGTTGTTAGGGTTTGTTAGGAGATACCCTGATACTGAGCTTAGAGGAGCCATTGATGGACAGTATGTCAAGGTTACTGGG GTTGTCACCTGTGGCAGTATACCTTTGGAGTCATCTTACCAGAAGGTACACAGATGTGTATATGTTTCAACAGAGTTGTATGAATTTAGAGGGTTGGGTGGAAAGTCTGCCCATTCGAAGCACCGCTTTTTCTCATGGGGATCCAGACATTCAGAG ATGTTTGTTGCTGATTTTTACATATCAGATTTCCAATCTGGACTAAGAGCACTAGTAAAGGCGGGCTATGGAGCCAAGGTGGCTCCATTTGTCAGGGAAGCTACAGTAGTGGACGTGAAAAAGGAGAACATGGACTTGTCTTCCAGCTTTTTACGCTGGTTAGCTGATCGCAACCTTTCAAGTGATGACAGGATCATGCGTCTCAAAGAAGG GTATATCAAAGAAGGGAGCACTGTAAGCGTGATGGGTGTTGTTCGGCGACACGATAACGTGCTGATGATTGTCCCCCCCCAAGAGCCTCTCTCAACAGGTTGTCAGTGGTTCCGATGCCTCCTCCCAACCTATGTTGAAGGCCTTGTTTTGACATGCGATGATAATCAAAATGCTGACGTGGTTCCCGTGTAG